In Listeria cossartiae subsp. cossartiae, one genomic interval encodes:
- the gcvT gene encoding glycine cleavage system aminomethyltransferase GcvT — protein MTELLKTPIHPLYAKYGAKTIDFGGWDLPVQFAGIKAEHEAVRTDAGLFDVSHMGEILVKGPDSTSYLQYLLSNDIEKIKVGKAQYNIMCYETGGTVDDLVVYKKSETEYILVVNAANTEKDFEWMVKNIRGDVSVTNVSSEFGQLALQGPNAEKILSKLTDVDLSAISFFGFVEDADVAGVKTIISRSGYTGEDGFEIYMQSADAGKVFEAILAEGVAPIGLGARDTLRLEAVLALYGQELSKDITPLEAGLNFAVKLKKEADFIGKEALIKQKEAGLTRKLVGIELIERGIPRHDYPVFLDEQEIGVVTSGTQSPTLGTNIGLALIDTAYTELGQELEVGIRNKKIKAKVVPTPFYKRAK, from the coding sequence GATGGGATTTACCAGTACAATTTGCTGGGATAAAAGCTGAACATGAAGCCGTGCGAACGGATGCAGGGTTATTTGACGTGTCTCATATGGGAGAAATTTTGGTAAAAGGTCCTGATAGTACTTCTTATTTACAGTATTTGTTATCTAACGACATAGAGAAAATCAAAGTGGGTAAAGCGCAATATAATATTATGTGCTATGAAACTGGCGGAACTGTAGACGATTTAGTAGTTTATAAGAAATCAGAAACGGAATACATACTTGTCGTTAATGCGGCAAACACGGAAAAAGATTTTGAATGGATGGTAAAAAATATTCGTGGAGATGTGAGTGTTACCAATGTATCTTCGGAATTCGGCCAATTAGCACTTCAAGGGCCAAATGCAGAAAAAATTCTTTCTAAGTTAACCGATGTGGATCTGAGTGCAATAAGTTTCTTCGGATTTGTAGAAGATGCCGATGTAGCTGGAGTGAAAACAATCATTTCGAGGAGTGGTTATACCGGAGAAGATGGTTTTGAAATTTACATGCAAAGTGCTGACGCTGGCAAAGTTTTTGAAGCAATTTTAGCTGAGGGTGTCGCGCCAATTGGTTTAGGTGCCCGCGATACTTTGCGTTTGGAAGCGGTACTTGCACTTTATGGACAAGAATTAAGTAAAGATATTACGCCGCTTGAAGCAGGATTGAATTTTGCGGTGAAATTAAAAAAAGAAGCAGATTTTATAGGTAAAGAAGCACTTATCAAGCAAAAAGAAGCAGGTTTGACAAGAAAGTTAGTTGGTATTGAATTGATCGAACGCGGTATACCACGCCACGATTATCCAGTATTTTTAGATGAGCAAGAAATCGGTGTCGTAACTTCGGGAACGCAATCACCGACTCTTGGAACGAATATTGGTTTAGCTTTAATTGATACAGCTTATACAGAATTAGGTCAAGAATTAGAAGTAGGGATACGAAACAAGAAAATAAAAGCAAAAGTAGTACCAACACCATTTTATAAACGCGCAAAGTAA
- the gcvPA gene encoding aminomethyl-transferring glycine dehydrogenase subunit GcvPA, which yields MAKHRYLPMTEQDEKEMLDVIGVKSIDDLFQDIPEKIRFKRDYDLKPAKSEPALLRELSKLASKNANTTEYASFLGAGVYSHYIPTVVDHVISRSEFYTAYTPYQPEISQGELQAIFEFQTMIAELTGMDLANSSMYDGGTALAEAAMLASGHTKRKKILISGAVHPESTNVLKTYATGQHIEVEVIPEVDGKTDIEALKKALSDDIAGFVVQYPNFYGQVEPLAELEKLIHENNSLLLVSSNPLSLGLLTPPGEFGADIVVGDSQVFGIPESFGGPHCGFFAVTTKLMRKVPGRLVGETVDENGKRGYVLTLQAREQHIRRDKATSNICSNQALNALASSVAMATLGKTGLVEMAKQNLDKSHYAKQKFREHGFEVLFSDGFFNEFVVKLSKPIKEVNESLLDEGIIGGYDLGFYDAKYEKHMLVAVTEMRTKEEIDALVASLEGVK from the coding sequence ATGGCAAAACATCGTTATTTACCAATGACGGAACAAGATGAAAAGGAAATGCTTGATGTGATAGGGGTTAAGTCGATTGATGACTTATTTCAAGATATTCCAGAAAAAATTAGATTTAAGCGGGATTATGATTTAAAACCAGCAAAATCAGAACCTGCTCTCTTACGCGAATTGTCTAAACTTGCTTCTAAAAACGCCAACACAACAGAATATGCATCCTTTTTAGGGGCGGGTGTATACAGTCACTATATTCCTACAGTGGTGGATCACGTTATTTCACGCTCGGAGTTTTATACAGCTTATACGCCTTATCAACCGGAAATTTCGCAAGGTGAATTGCAAGCGATTTTTGAATTCCAAACGATGATTGCAGAATTAACAGGGATGGATTTAGCGAATTCTTCGATGTATGATGGCGGGACAGCACTTGCGGAAGCAGCAATGCTTGCGAGTGGACATACTAAACGCAAAAAAATTCTTATTTCCGGAGCCGTTCATCCAGAAAGCACGAATGTATTAAAAACCTATGCAACCGGCCAACATATTGAAGTAGAAGTTATTCCAGAAGTGGATGGCAAAACAGATATAGAAGCCCTAAAAAAAGCTCTGTCGGATGATATCGCCGGTTTTGTGGTACAATATCCGAACTTTTACGGTCAAGTAGAGCCATTAGCAGAACTAGAGAAATTAATCCATGAAAATAATTCTTTACTACTCGTTTCTAGTAATCCGCTATCCCTTGGTTTACTCACACCACCGGGAGAATTTGGCGCGGATATCGTTGTTGGAGATTCACAAGTGTTTGGTATTCCTGAATCATTTGGTGGCCCGCACTGTGGTTTCTTTGCTGTAACGACTAAATTGATGCGTAAAGTTCCAGGACGGTTAGTTGGAGAGACGGTTGATGAAAATGGCAAACGAGGTTATGTACTTACATTGCAAGCACGCGAACAACATATTCGCCGTGATAAAGCGACATCTAACATCTGTTCCAATCAAGCTCTAAACGCACTAGCTTCTTCTGTAGCTATGGCGACGCTTGGTAAAACAGGTCTAGTAGAAATGGCGAAGCAAAATTTAGATAAATCCCACTACGCAAAACAAAAATTCCGTGAGCATGGTTTTGAAGTGTTATTTTCTGACGGCTTTTTCAATGAGTTTGTCGTGAAGCTTTCGAAACCTATCAAAGAAGTGAATGAATCCCTTTTAGATGAGGGGATTATTGGTGGGTATGATCTTGGGTTTTATGATGCCAAATACGAAAAGCATATGCTTGTAGCCGTAACAGAAATGCGTACAAAAGAGGAAATTGATGCCCTTGTGGCGAGCTTGGAGGGTGTAAAATGA
- the gcvPB gene encoding aminomethyl-transferring glycine dehydrogenase subunit GcvPB → MNLEETMPLVFERSIPGRIGFSLPESDVPETNAADYFEQAYIRSTPADLPELSELEIMRHYTNLSNHNFGVDSGFYPLGSCTMKYNPKINEKVARFPGFANIHPNQPESSVQGALELLYDLQTSLVEITGMDEVTLQPAAGAHGEWTGLMLIRAFHEKNGDTKRTKVIIPDSAHGTNPASAAVAGFDVVTVKSNEKGLVDVADLKKVVGEDTAALMLTNPNTLGLFEKDIVEMAEIVHAAGGKLYYDGANLNAIMAKVRPGDMGFDVVHLNLHKTFTGPHGGGGPGSGPIGVKKELIPFLPTPVLTKKEEVYTFDYNYPDSIGRVKPYYGNFGINVRAYTYIRTMGPDGLKLVTEYAVLNANYMMRKLQEAYDLPFDQVCKHEFVLSGNRQKKLGVRTVDIAKRLLDHNFHPPTVYFPLIVGEAIMIEPTETESKETLDSFIDTMLKIAKEAEENPEIVQEAPHSTYVKRLDETRAARKPILRYQKEV, encoded by the coding sequence ATGAATTTAGAAGAAACAATGCCATTAGTATTTGAACGCTCGATTCCAGGAAGAATTGGTTTTAGTTTGCCAGAAAGTGATGTTCCCGAAACAAATGCTGCTGATTACTTTGAACAAGCCTATATTCGTTCCACCCCAGCAGATTTGCCTGAATTAAGTGAACTCGAAATTATGCGTCATTATACCAATTTATCCAACCATAATTTCGGCGTAGACTCTGGTTTTTATCCGCTTGGTTCTTGTACGATGAAATATAATCCAAAAATCAATGAAAAAGTAGCACGATTCCCAGGTTTTGCCAATATTCACCCGAATCAGCCGGAAAGCTCGGTTCAAGGCGCACTGGAGCTGTTATATGATTTACAAACAAGTCTAGTTGAAATTACAGGCATGGATGAAGTAACCTTACAACCGGCCGCTGGAGCACACGGCGAATGGACTGGATTAATGCTCATTCGTGCTTTCCATGAAAAAAATGGCGATACAAAACGAACAAAAGTAATCATCCCAGACTCTGCGCACGGAACTAATCCAGCGTCCGCAGCAGTTGCCGGATTTGATGTTGTTACGGTTAAATCCAATGAAAAAGGGCTTGTCGATGTAGCTGATTTGAAAAAAGTAGTAGGTGAGGATACAGCCGCGCTCATGCTTACAAATCCGAATACACTTGGTCTTTTCGAAAAGGATATTGTTGAAATGGCGGAAATCGTCCATGCGGCAGGTGGTAAATTGTATTATGATGGTGCTAACTTAAACGCAATCATGGCCAAAGTTAGACCGGGCGATATGGGCTTTGATGTCGTACATTTAAATTTACACAAAACATTCACTGGTCCTCATGGCGGTGGTGGTCCGGGTTCTGGCCCAATCGGCGTGAAAAAAGAATTAATTCCATTTTTACCAACACCAGTACTTACGAAAAAAGAAGAAGTGTACACATTTGATTATAATTATCCAGATTCTATTGGTCGAGTGAAGCCGTATTACGGAAACTTTGGTATTAATGTTCGCGCGTATACGTATATTCGTACAATGGGACCAGATGGTTTGAAATTAGTAACCGAATATGCCGTTTTAAATGCCAACTATATGATGCGCAAACTGCAAGAAGCGTATGATTTACCATTTGATCAAGTTTGCAAACACGAATTTGTTCTAAGTGGTAATAGACAGAAAAAACTTGGCGTCCGCACGGTGGATATTGCGAAACGTTTGTTAGACCATAATTTCCATCCACCAACTGTTTACTTCCCGTTAATCGTTGGCGAAGCAATCATGATTGAACCAACAGAAACCGAATCAAAAGAAACGCTTGATTCGTTTATTGATACGATGCTAAAAATTGCTAAAGAAGCAGAAGAAAATCCAGAAATCGTTCAAGAGGCACCGCATAGTACTTATGTGAAACGCCTAGATGAAACGAGAGCCGCGAGAAAACCAATTTTACGTTATCAAAAAGAAGTATAA
- a CDS encoding rhodanese-like domain-containing protein, translated as MISWIIAIIILVILLGYEIYQFVMRRKALKVLTEEEFKKGYRKAQLIDVREPNEFDAGHILGARNIPVTQMKNRTTEIRQDLPVYLYCQTAQRSNRAAIMLYKRGYKQVYQLKGGYRRWTGKTKSK; from the coding sequence TTGATTAGTTGGATTATAGCAATTATCATTCTGGTTATTCTTTTAGGATACGAAATTTACCAGTTTGTAATGCGACGCAAAGCACTAAAAGTTTTAACAGAAGAAGAATTTAAAAAAGGTTATCGTAAAGCACAGTTAATTGATGTTCGCGAGCCAAACGAATTCGATGCTGGACATATTCTTGGAGCTAGAAATATTCCAGTTACACAAATGAAAAACCGCACAACAGAAATTCGTCAAGATTTGCCAGTTTACTTATACTGCCAAACTGCACAACGTAGTAACCGCGCAGCAATCATGCTTTATAAACGTGGCTACAAACAAGTGTATCAGCTTAAAGGCGGTTACCGTAGATGGACAGGAAAAACAAAATCTAAATAA
- a CDS encoding AC76 family protein, translating to MKKYPLIVIILLALVGIGLLMGGFKSFFGLIISVLIGTLIFTLLLRLFTNRKTDSNYQKAVKQSKNLHDPKKKTKKKRKSSFKVIDGGKK from the coding sequence TTGAAGAAGTATCCCCTCATAGTTATTATTTTACTTGCGCTTGTTGGTATTGGGCTTTTGATGGGTGGTTTTAAATCGTTTTTCGGATTGATTATTTCCGTTTTAATCGGCACACTTATTTTCACTCTACTGCTACGTCTTTTCACTAATAGAAAAACTGACAGTAATTACCAAAAAGCAGTAAAACAATCCAAAAATTTACACGATCCGAAGAAAAAAACAAAGAAAAAACGAAAATCTTCTTTCAAAGTGATTGATGGTGGCAAAAAATAA
- a CDS encoding DUF1385 domain-containing protein codes for MSKQNVPSYGGQAVVEGVMFGGRKQTVTAIRRIDGSLEYFYLEKHSPVWVMRMKKIPFLRGIVALIESSAIGSKHLAFATDRYDEDPNNPVEEEKIEKKESKVAMWLGVAVIGILSFVFAKFVMTLIPVFLAELFRPIVPGDTAQVFLESLFKLILLLTYIFAVSQTPIIKRVFQYHGSEHKVINCYEENLPLTVENVQKQSRLHYRCGSSFILFTVIVGMFIYLLVPTDPLWLRVVDRILLIPVVLGVAFEVLQLTNKCRNIPVLKYLGVPGLWLQLLTTKEPSDDQVEVAIASFNELLRVEKEGAPVDVAEPENLELLE; via the coding sequence TTGAGCAAACAAAACGTACCATCTTATGGTGGACAAGCTGTAGTGGAAGGCGTCATGTTTGGCGGCAGAAAGCAGACAGTAACAGCAATTAGACGTATAGATGGTTCATTAGAATATTTTTATTTAGAAAAACATAGTCCTGTTTGGGTTATGCGAATGAAGAAAATTCCTTTTTTAAGAGGTATTGTTGCCTTAATTGAATCTAGCGCTATCGGTTCCAAACACCTCGCTTTTGCGACAGACCGATATGACGAGGATCCAAACAATCCCGTAGAAGAAGAAAAAATTGAAAAGAAAGAATCGAAAGTCGCGATGTGGTTAGGCGTTGCGGTCATCGGTATTTTATCTTTCGTTTTTGCTAAATTTGTCATGACGCTCATCCCTGTATTTTTAGCGGAATTATTCCGTCCTATCGTTCCAGGCGATACAGCTCAAGTATTTTTAGAGAGTCTTTTCAAATTAATTCTTCTATTAACCTATATTTTCGCGGTTTCTCAGACCCCTATTATTAAACGAGTTTTTCAATATCACGGTTCTGAGCATAAGGTAATAAATTGTTACGAAGAAAATTTACCATTAACGGTTGAAAATGTCCAAAAACAATCACGGTTACATTATCGTTGTGGTAGTAGTTTTATTTTATTTACAGTTATTGTTGGTATGTTTATTTACTTGCTTGTACCAACTGACCCGCTTTGGCTTCGCGTGGTCGACCGGATTTTGCTTATTCCTGTCGTGCTCGGCGTAGCATTTGAAGTGTTACAATTAACGAATAAATGCCGCAACATCCCCGTGCTTAAATATTTAGGCGTTCCGGGATTGTGGTTACAACTTCTTACAACAAAAGAACCTTCTGATGATCAAGTGGAAGTTGCCATCGCATCTTTTAATGAACTTTTACGTGTTGAAAAAGAAGGCGCACCAGTAGATGTAGCGGAACCGGAGAATCTGGAACTTTTAGAATAG
- a CDS encoding M24 family metallopeptidase, whose translation MSNLTKIQEALGKEKIEAALVTSEFNRRYVSGFTGTSGVALILPEKAYFVTDFRYTEQAAKQAEGYEIVQHTGPIFDTVEDLLIKHDTKTLHFEADYVTVSEFKQMERVFNRQLIPLTGFFEEMRKVKTASELKAIRTACDIADAAFAHIIKFIKPGMAEIEVSNELEFFMRRAGATSSSFDTIVASGVRSALPHGVASDKKIEVGDFVTMDYGCYYDGYCSDMTRTIAIGEPAEKLKEIYQITLGAQLKVIDSLKPGMTGIEADAIARDYIASFGYGDAFGHSLGHGIGLEIHEGPNLSFKSPQKLEVGHVVTDEPGIYLPGIGGVRIEDDLLITETGNEILTHSTKELIIL comes from the coding sequence ATGTCTAATTTAACTAAAATCCAAGAAGCGCTAGGTAAGGAAAAGATAGAAGCGGCTCTTGTCACAAGTGAATTTAATAGAAGGTATGTATCAGGTTTCACTGGAACAAGCGGTGTAGCACTTATTTTGCCGGAAAAAGCTTATTTTGTAACTGATTTCAGATATACAGAACAAGCGGCAAAACAAGCAGAAGGATACGAAATCGTGCAACATACTGGTCCGATTTTTGATACAGTGGAAGATTTACTAATTAAACACGATACAAAAACTTTACACTTTGAAGCGGATTATGTAACCGTATCTGAATTTAAACAAATGGAGCGCGTATTTAATCGTCAATTGATTCCGCTAACTGGTTTCTTTGAAGAAATGCGTAAAGTAAAAACTGCAAGCGAACTAAAAGCTATTCGTACAGCTTGTGATATCGCTGACGCTGCTTTTGCACACATCATTAAATTCATTAAACCAGGCATGGCGGAAATCGAAGTATCGAATGAGCTAGAATTCTTTATGAGACGTGCGGGAGCTACTTCCTCTTCTTTTGATACCATCGTTGCGTCAGGTGTTCGTTCTGCACTACCACACGGCGTTGCATCGGATAAAAAAATCGAAGTTGGTGATTTTGTCACAATGGATTACGGTTGTTATTATGATGGATACTGCTCAGATATGACAAGAACAATCGCGATTGGTGAACCTGCTGAAAAATTAAAAGAAATCTATCAAATCACTTTAGGTGCACAATTAAAAGTAATCGATAGCTTAAAACCAGGCATGACTGGAATTGAAGCGGATGCGATTGCGCGTGATTATATTGCTTCTTTCGGATACGGCGATGCGTTTGGTCACTCATTAGGTCACGGTATTGGACTAGAAATTCACGAAGGACCAAACTTATCATTCAAAAGCCCACAAAAATTAGAAGTTGGTCATGTCGTTACAGATGAACCGGGAATTTATTTGCCGGGAATTGGCGGCGTTAGAATTGAAGATG